In a genomic window of Narcine bancroftii isolate sNarBan1 chromosome 7, sNarBan1.hap1, whole genome shotgun sequence:
- the fundc1 gene encoding FUN14 domain-containing protein 1 — protein sequence MICGSFEVTPCCHLVPTTGTQPLHGAASDHQSFTMYFRGRVVSIDRRIGNSMEEGRNDENSDDGSYEVIDLREYSGQYEWWGRVFRQNSGPVAEKYSVATHLMMGGVTGWCAGFVFQKIGKLAATAIGGGFLLMQVANHSGYIKIDWKRVEKDVNKAKRQLSKKANKAAPEINTLIEESAEFVKKNIVLTSGFVGGFLLGLAS from the exons ATGATATGTGGAAGTTTTGAGGTAACGCCTTGCTGCCACCTCGTTCCGACAACAGGCACCCAACCCTTACATGGCGCCGCCTCAGACCATCAGTCATTCACTATGTATTTCCGGGGTAGAGTTGTATCAATTGACAGGCGTATTGGCAACAGTATGGAGGAAGGTCGCAATG ATGAAAATAGTGATGATGGATCCTATGAGGTAATAGATCTGAGGGAGTATTCAGGACAGTACGAATGGTGGGGTCGTGTTTTCAGGCAGAATTCAGGTCCAGTTGCTGAGAAATATTCTGTAGCTACTCACTTAATGATGGGCGGTGTAACAGGCTG GTGTGCAGGCTTTGTATTTCAGAAGATTGGAAAGTTAGCAGCTACTGCCATTGGAGGTGGATTCCTTTTGATGCAA GTTGCAAATCACAGTGGCTACATTAAAATTGATTGGAAAAGAGTTGAAAAAGATGTAAATAAAGCCAAACGACAATTGAGCAAAAAAGCAAACAAAGCCGCTCCTGAAATCAACACCTTAATTGAAGAG TCAGCTGAATTTGTAAAGAAGAATATCGTGTTGACAAGTGGTTTTGTGGGGGGATTTTTATTGGGACTGGCTTCCTAG